From one Bombus affinis isolate iyBomAffi1 chromosome 9, iyBomAffi1.2, whole genome shotgun sequence genomic stretch:
- the LOC126920017 gene encoding cleavage stimulation factor subunit 2 isoform X2 has product MSNSTISDQSLMDKSMRSVFVGNIPYEATEENLKDIFSEVGPVLSFKLVFDRETGKPKGYGFCEYKDQETALSAMRNLNGYEIGGRTLRVDNACTEKSRMEMQSLLQGQNTENPYGEAVQSDKAPEAISKAVASLPPEQMFELMKQMKLCVQNNPNEARQMLLQNPQLAYALLQAQVVMRIVDPHTAVNMLHKANPIPGVLTPSDKPAVHPVVPRIEEPWAPTRPAAVTNPPAPIFAGQDVDLRTLDRQMDPRLARMDQDLRGPQQVQPTPVSVSPAVPANTDPRALSTFNISDNFCRDPRTDRFGRDPRDPRDPRMPIDPRITKANPPVPVALPVVPRPVAAPTGQSSNVATASVVTPVTALTTSTTSATSRLMAGMSPAGNIPSGASDQEKAALIMQVLQLSDEQIAMLPPEQRQSILLLKEQIAKSAQR; this is encoded by the exons ATGAGTAATTCAACTATTTCTGATCAATCGCTCATGGACAAGTCTATGCGGAGTGTTTTCG TCGGGAATATCCCGTACGAAGCCACAGAGGAGAATTTAAAGGATATTTTTAGCGAAGTTGGACCAGTGCTTTCATTTAA ATTAGTGTTTGACCGGGAGACAGGCAAACCAAAGGGATATGGCTTTTGTGAGTACAAAGATCAAGAGACAGCTCTTAGTGCTATGAGGAACTTGAATGGTTATGAAATTGGTGGAAGAACATTGCGGGTTGATAATGCATGTACAGAGAAGAGTCGAATGGAAATGCAAAGTCTTTTACAAGGGCAGAATACTGAGAATCCATATGGAGAAGCAGTGCAATCGGATAAAGCTCCAGAAGCTATAAGTAAAGCTGTTGCATCCTTACCACCTGAACAAATGTTTGAACTTATGAAACAAATGAAACTTTGCGTACAAAACAATCCAAATGAGGCACGTCAAATGTTGCTTCAAAATCCTCAGTTGGCATATGCCTTGCTACAAGCTCAGGTAGTAATGAGAATAGTGGACCCTCATACAGCAGTTAATATGTTACATAAAGCAAATCCAATCCCAGGTGTATTAACACCTTCTGATAAGCCAGCTGTACATCCAGTTGTACCCCGAATAGAAGAACCATGGGCTCCTACGCGTCCAGCAGCAGTTACTAATCCTCCAGCACCAATTTTTGCTG GTCAAGATGTTGATTTACGTACATTGGACAGACAAATGGATCCACGTCTAGCTAGAATGGATCAAGATTTAAGAGGACCACAACAAGTACAACCAACACCTGTCAGTGTATCTCCAGCTGTACCTGCCAATACAGATCCTAGAGCACTTAGTACATTCAATATTTCGGACAA TTTCTGTCGTGATCCAAGAACAGACAGATTTGGTAGAGATCCAAGGGATCCTAGAGATCCAAGAATGCCTATTGATCCAAGAATTACAAAAGCTAATC CACCAGTGCCAGTTGCACTACCAGTGGTACCAAGACCTGTTGCAGCACCTACTGGTCAGTCTTCAAATGTTGCTACAGCTAGTGTAGTAACTCCAGTTACTGCATTGACCACGTCAACGACATCTGCAACGTCGAGGCTTATGGCAGGCATGTCTCCAGCGGGAAATATACCGAGCGGAGCGTCTGATCAAGAGAAG GCGGCTTTAATAATGCAAGTACTACAATTATCTGATGAACAAATCGCTATGTTACCACCTGAACAAAGGCAAAGTATTTTATTACTTAAAGAACAGATTGCTAAAAGTGCTCAACGTTAA
- the LOC126920017 gene encoding cleavage stimulation factor subunit 2 isoform X1: MSNSTISDQSLMDKSMRSVFVGNIPYEATEENLKDIFSEVGPVLSFKLVFDRETGKPKGYGFCEYKDQETALSAMRNLNGYEIGGRTLRVDNACTEKSRMEMQSLLQGQNTENPYGEAVQSDKAPEAISKAVASLPPEQMFELMKQMKLCVQNNPNEARQMLLQNPQLAYALLQAQVVMRIVDPHTAVNMLHKANPIPGVLTPSDKPAVHPVVPRIEEPWAPTRPAAVTNPPAPIFAGQDVDLRTLDRQMDPRLARMDQDLRGPQQVQPTPVSVSPAVPANTDPRALSTFNISDNTLPVEGVESFCRDPRTDRFGRDPRDPRDPRMPIDPRITKANPPVPVALPVVPRPVAAPTGQSSNVATASVVTPVTALTTSTTSATSRLMAGMSPAGNIPSGASDQEKAALIMQVLQLSDEQIAMLPPEQRQSILLLKEQIAKSAQR, translated from the exons ATGAGTAATTCAACTATTTCTGATCAATCGCTCATGGACAAGTCTATGCGGAGTGTTTTCG TCGGGAATATCCCGTACGAAGCCACAGAGGAGAATTTAAAGGATATTTTTAGCGAAGTTGGACCAGTGCTTTCATTTAA ATTAGTGTTTGACCGGGAGACAGGCAAACCAAAGGGATATGGCTTTTGTGAGTACAAAGATCAAGAGACAGCTCTTAGTGCTATGAGGAACTTGAATGGTTATGAAATTGGTGGAAGAACATTGCGGGTTGATAATGCATGTACAGAGAAGAGTCGAATGGAAATGCAAAGTCTTTTACAAGGGCAGAATACTGAGAATCCATATGGAGAAGCAGTGCAATCGGATAAAGCTCCAGAAGCTATAAGTAAAGCTGTTGCATCCTTACCACCTGAACAAATGTTTGAACTTATGAAACAAATGAAACTTTGCGTACAAAACAATCCAAATGAGGCACGTCAAATGTTGCTTCAAAATCCTCAGTTGGCATATGCCTTGCTACAAGCTCAGGTAGTAATGAGAATAGTGGACCCTCATACAGCAGTTAATATGTTACATAAAGCAAATCCAATCCCAGGTGTATTAACACCTTCTGATAAGCCAGCTGTACATCCAGTTGTACCCCGAATAGAAGAACCATGGGCTCCTACGCGTCCAGCAGCAGTTACTAATCCTCCAGCACCAATTTTTGCTG GTCAAGATGTTGATTTACGTACATTGGACAGACAAATGGATCCACGTCTAGCTAGAATGGATCAAGATTTAAGAGGACCACAACAAGTACAACCAACACCTGTCAGTGTATCTCCAGCTGTACCTGCCAATACAGATCCTAGAGCACTTAGTACATTCAATATTTCGGACAA CACACTTCCTGTTGAAGGAGTTGAGAG TTTCTGTCGTGATCCAAGAACAGACAGATTTGGTAGAGATCCAAGGGATCCTAGAGATCCAAGAATGCCTATTGATCCAAGAATTACAAAAGCTAATC CACCAGTGCCAGTTGCACTACCAGTGGTACCAAGACCTGTTGCAGCACCTACTGGTCAGTCTTCAAATGTTGCTACAGCTAGTGTAGTAACTCCAGTTACTGCATTGACCACGTCAACGACATCTGCAACGTCGAGGCTTATGGCAGGCATGTCTCCAGCGGGAAATATACCGAGCGGAGCGTCTGATCAAGAGAAG GCGGCTTTAATAATGCAAGTACTACAATTATCTGATGAACAAATCGCTATGTTACCACCTGAACAAAGGCAAAGTATTTTATTACTTAAAGAACAGATTGCTAAAAGTGCTCAACGTTAA
- the LOC126920011 gene encoding bifunctional purine biosynthesis protein ATIC isoform X1 yields the protein MSAGNLALLSVSDKTNLLPFAKKLHELGLSLVASGGTAKSLRDAGLPVKDVSNITGAPEMLNGRVKTLHPAVHAGILARLTESDLQDLHKQNYQLIQLVVCNLYPFVNTVTKPDVTIEDAVENVDIGGVTLLRAAAKNHSRVTVICDPSDYEKVGKELESSINKDTSLETRQVLALKAFTHTAEYDNAISDYFRKQYSSEVSQLTLRYGMNPHQKPAQIFTTLDKLPLTVVNGSPGFINLCDALNGYQLVKELKAALNLPAATSFKHVSPAGAAVSVPLDAVEAKLCQVDDLLHQLTPLATAYARARGADRMSSFGDFIALSDACDEVTAKIISREVSDGIIAPGYSEDALKILKKKKNGAYCVLQIDPNYIPSQMERRVLFGLTMEQKRNDAVIDKNTFSNVVTKHLTTISDSAMRDLIVATIALKYTQSNSVCYAKDGQVIGIGAGQQSRIHCTRLAGDKADNWWLRQHPKVTSMKFKKNVKRAEISNAIDNYVNGSIGKDMDEATWAEMYEEVPQKLSESDKTEWINKADNVVLSSDAFFPFRDNVDRAKLSGVKYIASPSGSVNDKTVIQACDEHKMVLIHTNLRLFHH from the exons ATGTCTGCTGGAAATTTAG CATTATTGAGTGTATCCGATAAAACAAATCTTTTACCATTTGCTAAAAAGTTACATGAACTAGGTTTGTCTTTAGTTGCATCTGGTGGAACAGCAAAATCTTTGAGAGATGCTGGTCTCCCAGTGAAAGACGTATCTAATATCACTGGTGCACCTGAAATGCTTAATGGAAGAGTCAAGACTCTTCATCCTGCTGTTCATGCTG GTATACTAGCTAGACTCACAGAGTCAGATCTGCAAGATCTTCATAAACAAAATTATCAGCTCATTCAGCTTGTGGTATGCAATTTGTATCCATTTGTAAACACAGTTACTAAACCAGATGTGACAATTGAAGATGCAGTAGAAAATGTAGATATTGGTGGAGTAACTTTGTTACGAGCTGCTGCTAAAAATCATAGTAGAGTAACAGTTATTTGTGATCCTAGTGATTATGAAAAAGTTGGGAAGGAATTAGAATCATCTATTAACAAAGATACTTCGTTGGAAACTAG acaAGTATTAGCACTTAAAGCATTCACTCATACAGCAGAGTATGATAATGCTATTTCAGATTATTTCCGTAAACAATATAGTAGTGAGGTTTCTCAATTGACATTAAGATATGGAATGAATCCACATCAGAAACCAGCACAAATTTTTACAACTTTAGATAAATTACCACTGACTGTAGTAAATGGTTCCCCAGGTTTTATTAATCTTTGTGATGCATTAAATGGTTATCAGTTGGTGAAGGAGTTAAAGGCAGCTTTAAATTTACCAGCTGCAACATCTTTTAAACATGTTAGTCCAGCTGGTGCAGCAGTTAGTGTACCATTGGACGCTGTAGAAGCAAAGTTATGTCAAGTAGATGACTTATTACACCAACTTACACCACTAGCAACTGCTTATGCACGTGCACGAGGAGCAGATAGAATGTCAAGCTTTGGAGATTTTATTGCATTATCTGACGCATGTGATGAAGTTACTGCTAAAATCATATCTAG agAGGTCTCTGATGGTATTATTGCACCTGGCTATTCAGAGGATGCccttaaaattttaaagaagaaaaaaaatggtGCATATTGTGTTCTTCAAATTGATCCAAATTATATACCATCTCAAATGGAGCGTAGAGTTCTGTTTGGTTTAACTATGGAACAAAAACGTAATGATGCTGttattgataaaaatacattttccaATGTAGTAACCAAACATTTGACAACCATTTCTGATAGTGCTATGAGAGATTTAATTGTTGCTACTATTGCTTTAAAGTATACCCAAAGTAATTCAGTTTGTTATGCAAAAGATGGGCAAGTAATTGGGATAGGCGCGGGACAACAATCAAGGATTCATTGTACTAGACTTGCTGGTGATAAAGCTGATAACTG gtGGCTTCGACAGCATCCCAAAGTTACTAGTATGAAGTTTAAGAAAAATGTAAAACGAGCAGAAATTTCGAATGCTATTGACAATTATGTAAATGGATCTATTGGAAAAGATATGGATGAGGCTACTTGGGCAGAAATGTACGAGGAAGTTCCACAGAAACTCTCAGAAAGTGATAAAACAGAATGGATAAACAAAGCGGACAATGTTGTTTTAAGTAGCGATGCCTTTTTCCCATTCAGAGATAATGTGGATAGAGCTAAATTG AGTGGCGTCAAATATATTGCAAGCCCTTCTGGTTCTGTAAATGATAAGACAGTAAtacaagcttgtgatgaacataaAATGGTATTAATTCATACTAATTTGAGATTGTTCCACCATTAA
- the LOC126920011 gene encoding bifunctional purine biosynthesis protein ATIC isoform X3, translated as MSAGNLVASGGTAKSLRDAGLPVKDVSNITGAPEMLNGRVKTLHPAVHAGILARLTESDLQDLHKQNYQLIQLVVCNLYPFVNTVTKPDVTIEDAVENVDIGGVTLLRAAAKNHSRVTVICDPSDYEKVGKELESSINKDTSLETRQVLALKAFTHTAEYDNAISDYFRKQYSSEVSQLTLRYGMNPHQKPAQIFTTLDKLPLTVVNGSPGFINLCDALNGYQLVKELKAALNLPAATSFKHVSPAGAAVSVPLDAVEAKLCQVDDLLHQLTPLATAYARARGADRMSSFGDFIALSDACDEVTAKIISREVSDGIIAPGYSEDALKILKKKKNGAYCVLQIDPNYIPSQMERRVLFGLTMEQKRNDAVIDKNTFSNVVTKHLTTISDSAMRDLIVATIALKYTQSNSVCYAKDGQVIGIGAGQQSRIHCTRLAGDKADNWWLRQHPKVTSMKFKKNVKRAEISNAIDNYVNGSIGKDMDEATWAEMYEEVPQKLSESDKTEWINKADNVVLSSDAFFPFRDNVDRAKLSGVKYIASPSGSVNDKTVIQACDEHKMVLIHTNLRLFHH; from the exons ATGTCTGCTGGAAATTTAG TTGCATCTGGTGGAACAGCAAAATCTTTGAGAGATGCTGGTCTCCCAGTGAAAGACGTATCTAATATCACTGGTGCACCTGAAATGCTTAATGGAAGAGTCAAGACTCTTCATCCTGCTGTTCATGCTG GTATACTAGCTAGACTCACAGAGTCAGATCTGCAAGATCTTCATAAACAAAATTATCAGCTCATTCAGCTTGTGGTATGCAATTTGTATCCATTTGTAAACACAGTTACTAAACCAGATGTGACAATTGAAGATGCAGTAGAAAATGTAGATATTGGTGGAGTAACTTTGTTACGAGCTGCTGCTAAAAATCATAGTAGAGTAACAGTTATTTGTGATCCTAGTGATTATGAAAAAGTTGGGAAGGAATTAGAATCATCTATTAACAAAGATACTTCGTTGGAAACTAG acaAGTATTAGCACTTAAAGCATTCACTCATACAGCAGAGTATGATAATGCTATTTCAGATTATTTCCGTAAACAATATAGTAGTGAGGTTTCTCAATTGACATTAAGATATGGAATGAATCCACATCAGAAACCAGCACAAATTTTTACAACTTTAGATAAATTACCACTGACTGTAGTAAATGGTTCCCCAGGTTTTATTAATCTTTGTGATGCATTAAATGGTTATCAGTTGGTGAAGGAGTTAAAGGCAGCTTTAAATTTACCAGCTGCAACATCTTTTAAACATGTTAGTCCAGCTGGTGCAGCAGTTAGTGTACCATTGGACGCTGTAGAAGCAAAGTTATGTCAAGTAGATGACTTATTACACCAACTTACACCACTAGCAACTGCTTATGCACGTGCACGAGGAGCAGATAGAATGTCAAGCTTTGGAGATTTTATTGCATTATCTGACGCATGTGATGAAGTTACTGCTAAAATCATATCTAG agAGGTCTCTGATGGTATTATTGCACCTGGCTATTCAGAGGATGCccttaaaattttaaagaagaaaaaaaatggtGCATATTGTGTTCTTCAAATTGATCCAAATTATATACCATCTCAAATGGAGCGTAGAGTTCTGTTTGGTTTAACTATGGAACAAAAACGTAATGATGCTGttattgataaaaatacattttccaATGTAGTAACCAAACATTTGACAACCATTTCTGATAGTGCTATGAGAGATTTAATTGTTGCTACTATTGCTTTAAAGTATACCCAAAGTAATTCAGTTTGTTATGCAAAAGATGGGCAAGTAATTGGGATAGGCGCGGGACAACAATCAAGGATTCATTGTACTAGACTTGCTGGTGATAAAGCTGATAACTG gtGGCTTCGACAGCATCCCAAAGTTACTAGTATGAAGTTTAAGAAAAATGTAAAACGAGCAGAAATTTCGAATGCTATTGACAATTATGTAAATGGATCTATTGGAAAAGATATGGATGAGGCTACTTGGGCAGAAATGTACGAGGAAGTTCCACAGAAACTCTCAGAAAGTGATAAAACAGAATGGATAAACAAAGCGGACAATGTTGTTTTAAGTAGCGATGCCTTTTTCCCATTCAGAGATAATGTGGATAGAGCTAAATTG AGTGGCGTCAAATATATTGCAAGCCCTTCTGGTTCTGTAAATGATAAGACAGTAAtacaagcttgtgatgaacataaAATGGTATTAATTCATACTAATTTGAGATTGTTCCACCATTAA
- the LOC126920011 gene encoding bifunctional purine biosynthesis protein ATIC isoform X2 — protein sequence MSAGNLALLSVSDKTNLLPFAKKLHELGLSLVASGGTAKSLRDAGLPVKDVSNITGAPEMLNGRVKTLHPAVHAGILARLTESDLQDLHKQNYQLIQLVVCNLYPFVNTVTKPDVTIEDAVENVDIGGVTLLRAAAKNHSRVTVICDPSDYEKVGKELESSINKDTSLETRQVLALKAFTHTAEYDNAISDYFRKQYSSEVSQLTLRYGMNPHQKPAQIFTTLDKLPLTVVNGSPGFINLCDALNGYQLVKELKAALNLPAATSFKHVSPAGAAVSVPLDAVEAKLCQVDDLLHQLTPLATAYARARGADRMSSFGDFIALSDACDEVTAKIISREVSDGIIAPGYSEDALKILKKKKNGAYCVLQIDPNYIPSQMERRVLFGLTMEQKRNDAVIDKNTFSNVVTKHLTTISDSAMRDLIVATIALKYTQSNSVCYAKDGQVIGIGAGQQSRIHCTRLAGDKADNWWLRQHPKVTSMKFKKNVKRAEISNAIDNYVNGSIGKDMDEATWAEMYEEVPQKLSESDKTEWINKADNVVLSSDAFFPFRDNVDRAKLLFNYRVASNILQALLVL from the exons ATGTCTGCTGGAAATTTAG CATTATTGAGTGTATCCGATAAAACAAATCTTTTACCATTTGCTAAAAAGTTACATGAACTAGGTTTGTCTTTAGTTGCATCTGGTGGAACAGCAAAATCTTTGAGAGATGCTGGTCTCCCAGTGAAAGACGTATCTAATATCACTGGTGCACCTGAAATGCTTAATGGAAGAGTCAAGACTCTTCATCCTGCTGTTCATGCTG GTATACTAGCTAGACTCACAGAGTCAGATCTGCAAGATCTTCATAAACAAAATTATCAGCTCATTCAGCTTGTGGTATGCAATTTGTATCCATTTGTAAACACAGTTACTAAACCAGATGTGACAATTGAAGATGCAGTAGAAAATGTAGATATTGGTGGAGTAACTTTGTTACGAGCTGCTGCTAAAAATCATAGTAGAGTAACAGTTATTTGTGATCCTAGTGATTATGAAAAAGTTGGGAAGGAATTAGAATCATCTATTAACAAAGATACTTCGTTGGAAACTAG acaAGTATTAGCACTTAAAGCATTCACTCATACAGCAGAGTATGATAATGCTATTTCAGATTATTTCCGTAAACAATATAGTAGTGAGGTTTCTCAATTGACATTAAGATATGGAATGAATCCACATCAGAAACCAGCACAAATTTTTACAACTTTAGATAAATTACCACTGACTGTAGTAAATGGTTCCCCAGGTTTTATTAATCTTTGTGATGCATTAAATGGTTATCAGTTGGTGAAGGAGTTAAAGGCAGCTTTAAATTTACCAGCTGCAACATCTTTTAAACATGTTAGTCCAGCTGGTGCAGCAGTTAGTGTACCATTGGACGCTGTAGAAGCAAAGTTATGTCAAGTAGATGACTTATTACACCAACTTACACCACTAGCAACTGCTTATGCACGTGCACGAGGAGCAGATAGAATGTCAAGCTTTGGAGATTTTATTGCATTATCTGACGCATGTGATGAAGTTACTGCTAAAATCATATCTAG agAGGTCTCTGATGGTATTATTGCACCTGGCTATTCAGAGGATGCccttaaaattttaaagaagaaaaaaaatggtGCATATTGTGTTCTTCAAATTGATCCAAATTATATACCATCTCAAATGGAGCGTAGAGTTCTGTTTGGTTTAACTATGGAACAAAAACGTAATGATGCTGttattgataaaaatacattttccaATGTAGTAACCAAACATTTGACAACCATTTCTGATAGTGCTATGAGAGATTTAATTGTTGCTACTATTGCTTTAAAGTATACCCAAAGTAATTCAGTTTGTTATGCAAAAGATGGGCAAGTAATTGGGATAGGCGCGGGACAACAATCAAGGATTCATTGTACTAGACTTGCTGGTGATAAAGCTGATAACTG gtGGCTTCGACAGCATCCCAAAGTTACTAGTATGAAGTTTAAGAAAAATGTAAAACGAGCAGAAATTTCGAATGCTATTGACAATTATGTAAATGGATCTATTGGAAAAGATATGGATGAGGCTACTTGGGCAGAAATGTACGAGGAAGTTCCACAGAAACTCTCAGAAAGTGATAAAACAGAATGGATAAACAAAGCGGACAATGTTGTTTTAAGTAGCGATGCCTTTTTCCCATTCAGAGATAATGTGGATAGAGCTAAATTG TTATTTAATTACAGAGTGGCGTCAAATATATTGCAAGCCCTTCTGGTTCTGTAA